In the Candidatus Thermoplasmatota archaeon genome, TTCTCTATCGCACCAAATCTAACTCTCCCTAATGCAAGAACGACGAGTTTATTAGCAATCTTCTTCCTATTATCCTTTGTTATAATTGGATTAAACACATTTTTTTTCATTAGGATTTAATAATTTTTCTTCTTCTATTGTACCTTCCTTATTTACAGGAATACATCCAATCCCATTTTTTTAAGAAATTTTTCAGTAGACCCAAAATCACCACTTGGACAAGCAATACAAACTTTTGGGAAAAATTGTTGATATACTATTGCTTGTGGAATGGCATCAATAATGCTCTGCTCTGTATTTTCTAAATATTTGCTTTCGATCGCTATCATATCGAAGAATGGAGTATCATCCTCCCATTTTATTGGAAAAAATTCCCTCTTCCATTTAGGAATTATAACTAAATCCGTTCTTTTGTATGTCTTTTCTCCAGTCTGTAAACAAAATTCTTCTATACACAAACTTTTCTTCTTTTCCTCGAAATAATTTTTAACTAGGTCTGTAATTTTGTCTTTTTCTTCATTCCTTTTTCCCATATTTAATGTATCAAATGTTAGATATTTACTATTTTGCCCCTAGGGAGGATAGCAAAACAGTGTTTTATTTTGGCGGAGTTAGGATTACACTATCTTTAATTATTGTCTTAATAAATATTTTTTTAAATAAAATTTAAATTGATTTAAAATCCGTTTTAGAATAAATAATTTAATATGATATGCAATATAACTTTATGGCAGATAAGGCAGCCTTTCAAGACTATATTAACAAGTTTAATGCACGGGCAGAAAAGTATATTCTTCCAGAACCATGGACGCCCGTCCACCAGGCATTGTATAAACCGGACAATCTTTTTGACCTGCCTGTGAAAGAAGCGGATGAGATGAGATTGAAGGCCATAAGATATGCCTTTAAGCACCATTATGAAAATAACGGATTTTACAGGAATTTCTGTAAAGAAAGCAATACCTCCCCGGACGACATAAAAAGCATTGATGATTTAGCCAAAATACCGCTGATACCCGATAAATTCTTTAAAGACTATCCCTCCGGCAAGGATTTTGCAGCGTGGCTTGCGACATTGTTTACCGGGGAACTGCCAAACGTTGTTGTAAATAAAAATAATCCGTCGTATGATGACGTTATAAACAGTTTCAATGCCGCCGGCTTAAAAATTTCTTATAGCAGTGGAACAAGCGGAAGGTATACATTTATACCGAGAGACGAGAGAACATTTTACTTATCGGAATACGCAATTGCAAAAACTGCAATAACAATGGTATATCCATTCTGGGAATACAAAATGGACGGATATTTGATGATGCCCGACCCCAATAGAACAAATGTTTATGCCGGCAAGGTTTGCTCCGTATACTTTGATGCAATAGAAAACATTGAGGTGGCTATCAACAGGGAGCTATCTACAGAGCTAATACAGGTGGCAATGGGGGGCGGAGTGAAAAGTTCCCTGATAAAATTTGCAGTTAAAAGGGAGAATAAAAAAATGGTGGATAGAATCATAAAATGGTTGAGGGAGAAAGAAGAAAAGAAAAGAAAAATGTCTATGGTTGGTGCACCGTTTATTCTGCATTTCGTTATGAATAAACTGGAAGAGGATGGTGAATCATTTGATTTTGGAGATAACGGGGCGGTTGTAACTGGGGGCGGTTGGAAAATATATGAACACAAAAGAATGCCCGTTGAGAAATTCAGAAAAAGGGTGGAGGATATCCTGGGCATACCTGGGAAAAATTGCCTTGACGTGTATGGAATGGTTGAGGGAAATGGATGGATGGTTCACTGTCCGGAAGGGCATTACTTGCACATTCCTTATTCCTACTTTCATCCACTAATACTCGATGATGAATTTGAGCCAGTTGGATACGGTGAGTGGGGAAGATTTGCTTTCCTTGATCCGCTGGCAGAAAGCTATCCAGGTTTTATAATTTCGGGTGACAGAGTCAGGGTGCTGGAACATTGTCCTGTATGCGACCGCCCCGGCCCTGTCTTCGAGCCTGAAATAAAAAGGGTGATGGGAGAGGAAATGAGAGGATGTGCGGAGGAAATGCGCCGCGTGCTTTCAATGGATATGGGTAAATAGAATGGTTAGCTTTAAAAAAATGAAGGAAAAGGGATACATCCCGCAAAAAACCTACCTTAAGTTGATGATAAATGGTGCTTTTTCGTTAAGTAAGACACTTGTTACAAATCTGGGCAGTCTCAAAAAAGTCAGAAAAATTGGCCCACACGAAAAAAGGTATGTGCAGCCGCCGAGAAGATACGAGTTGCCAGAGTACAAAGAGGGGATGAAATATTGCAAATCGGATGAGAAATATCTCAGACCCACGCTTTACTGCAACCCGAGAGTTCCAGAAGTAATAGCACTTGCAAATGAACTCGGAGCATTTGAGAAATCTGATAGCGAGTTTGCAGAAGATGCTTTTGAATTTGTGAAACGCAATATAACGCTGGAAATACTCCCGATGGACGGAGTTGAAGCAACTATCAGGAGGGGCACTGGCACATGCTTTCACCAGATATCGGCGTTTATCGCTTTGTGTAGGGCTGCTGGAATAAAGGCAAGATACAAGATGTTCGCTATGAACATGATAAAGGCGTGGTACGATGCGACAATACGCGTCGACCCGCTGGTCAAAAAATGGTATGATTCCATGGGATATTTTATGATAGAGGGTGAGGGAGAAGCTTACGTTGATGACAAATGGGTGGTCGCCCATGTAGGCCCAACGTCTGAAAGGCAGGCGGCGGCGGGCATACCTATAACAAAGTTTGGTGAGGATTCTCTCGGTACATGGTTTTTCGCCCTTCCTGGGACAACCATGCGAATGGAGTCTATTCCCTATGGTCTGGGTTCGGCCACAAAACTGCTGAAAAAGATAGCTCCAGGTTCCATGGAAAGAGTCAATGCAAGCATATTCGGGCAGATAGAACGGGGCAAGCAAATATTGGAAGAGGCAGGCGGTGAAGCAGCTTACGATAAAAAAGTAAGAAAAAAAATTCCAAAAACACCAAAAATGGAATTGCAAACAGCAAAAGGCGTTGCCTTTGGATAGTGATAAAGGATCCGGGTAGTTCCCAATAAATTTGTT is a window encoding:
- a CDS encoding transglutaminase domain-containing protein; this encodes MKEKGYIPQKTYLKLMINGAFSLSKTLVTNLGSLKKVRKIGPHEKRYVQPPRRYELPEYKEGMKYCKSDEKYLRPTLYCNPRVPEVIALANELGAFEKSDSEFAEDAFEFVKRNITLEILPMDGVEATIRRGTGTCFHQISAFIALCRAAGIKARYKMFAMNMIKAWYDATIRVDPLVKKWYDSMGYFMIEGEGEAYVDDKWVVAHVGPTSERQAAAGIPITKFGEDSLGTWFFALPGTTMRMESIPYGLGSATKLLKKIAPGSMERVNASIFGQIERGKQILEEAGGEAAYDKKVRKKIPKTPKMELQTAKGVAFG